The segment AAAGTGAAGAGTCGGGACCTGGAGAAGGTTCGGAAGGTTGCGATTAGGAGGAGAAAGGTGTATTCCCATCATTACAGCGTTCTCAGAGTTGGGGACTGGAGCGGGAAGTTAAGAACCGACAACGCTCTCTGGAAAAAGTTTGACATGTCCAACCAAACTGCTCACGGAAGTGGAATAAGCCTCGACAAGCTCGAAAGAATCAGGGATTACCTGACCGATGACGACCTCCGCAGGATTGCCACAGGAGACGTTTACGTGCTTGGGATAAAGTCCATCGAGAAGTTCCACTACCGCGGCAAGGTCTACGACCTCGTTGTTGAGGAGTATCACAACTTCATTGCCAACGGTGTCGTCGTTCACAACTGTTCCTACCCCCGCACCTCCTCGCAGAAGCTCCCCAAGAACCTCAACTTCCGCCCCATTCTCCAGAACCTCGCCAAGCTGCCTGAGTACAAGCCCTTCGCCCACGAGCTCCTGGGCAAGGAGCGGCTCAAGCCCGTCGAGGGCAAGAAGGACGACCCCGCCCACCCGGCGATCTATCCCACCGGCGAGCTTCCAAAGCCGGGTGACCTCACGAAGGATGAGCGGAACATCTACGACCTCGTGGTCAGGCGCTTCCTGGCCCTCTTCATGGAGCCGGCCGTCAGAGAGATAATGAAGGTGGTCATAAACTCCAACTCCAACCGCTTCATCCTGGGTGGAGCGAGGACCGTGAAGGAGGGCTGGCTGAAAGTTTACGGTAAGTACGTCAAGTTCGACGAGGTGATCCTCCCGGCGTTCAAGGAGGGCGAGCCGGTCAAGGTCATCCAGATTAAGCGCGAGAAGAAGAAGACGAAGCCCCCCGCGCGCTATTCCCCCGCGGCGGTTATCAAGAGGATGGAGGATCTCGGGATTGGTACCAAAGCCACGCGCGCCCAGATTCTGGAGACCCTTTACAGCCGCGGCTACATCGAGGGCAAGCGGAAGATAAAGGTCACCCCGCTCGGCATGCGCGTCGTTGAGGCCCTGGAGAAGAACGTGCCGGATATAGTGAGCGTCGAGCTGACGAAGGCCTTCGAGGAGAAGATGGAGGAGATTATGGCGGGGAAGGCCGATAGGGAGGGTGTCATCGAGGAGAGCAAGGACCAGCTCATCAAAATCCTCCAGGTTTTCAAGGAGAAGGAGCTCGACATCGGAAAGATGCTCATGGAGAGTACTGGAACCGGGGCGACTACCTCAAAAACAGCCGCCAGGAAAGCCGGCGCGGTAAAGGAGCTCAGTGAGGAAGAGGAGAATGCGGTTAAAAAGGCCGTTGACAAAGGAGAGAGGAGGAAAGAGCCCCTCGTGGTAGGCAAGTGCCCCAGGTGCGGCGGCGATCTCGTGGTGAGATACAACCGGAAGACGGGCAAGCGCTTCGTCGGCTGCTCCAACTGGCCAAAGTGCAACGTCACCTACCCGCTCCTCCAGAGGGGGGAGATAATCCCAACCAACAAAACCTGCTGCGGCGGCGCGCCGGTGGTCAAGATACGCGAGAAGGGCCGCGAGTACGAGATATGCGTTGACATGAACTGCAGGGATTGGAAGCGATAGCCTTATCTTCCCTTTTGCGGAGTTCTTACCATGGACGAGTGGGAAAGGGCCGCCAGGGTTCTGCTCGACAATGCCCGAGAGTTCCTCGAAAGGTTGAGGGACGAGGTTAGGCTGAATGAGGTAACACTGACGAGCCTTCTTGAGGTTCAATCGACGTTCGTCCTCGGTTTGGCTGACGCGAGCCTCTACGCTTTCTCCCTTGGGCGGGATGATGTCATCGAGGGCTCCTACCGGCTGTTCCTTGAGGGGCTCGACGTCCTCAAAGCCGGCCACCTCCTGGTCAGCGAACCAGAACTTGACCTCTGGCTTTCTCCCCTCCGGGAGCTGAATCCTGATAGGGGTTTTTCCCTCGACAGGCGCTTCTCCCTCCTCGGCGAGCCGAAACCGACGATGGTCTGGGCCAACCGCGTCGTCCAGCTCAGAAACGCCCTCCATGGGATGCCTGTCAGGGATCCGCTGAGGAGCATCGGCTACGGGATAGAGGAGGGAGACAGACGCTTTCCCGTTCTCCTGAAGGCCGTCAGGAGGCTCTACACGCTATACCCGGCTTCGATCGATGAAACCGCCCGGCTTCTCGCCCTTGAGCTCGGCGAGGGACTCGACGGAGAGCCATTGGAGTGCTCTGACGGAACCTGCGAGGAGATAGCCGAGCTCCCAGACGTTTTGGCCTTCAGAAAAATGGTTTCCGGCGATGTGGAGCTGTACTACCTCATCGAGAACTCCAAAGGCCTACACTCCCCCTGGGGAAGCCTGAGCGTCGGGAGGGCAAGAGAGATAGTGGTGTTTTCAAGGAAGAAGGGAAAGGGGTTCAGGCTCAGAGAAGCTCCCTGAGGAGCTTTATTCTCCTCGGGCTGAGGATGACCTTCGGGTGCTTGAGGAGTGCCCTGATGACCTCTCCGTAGTCGCCGCCCGCTATCCTTTCTGCGTCGGCACCGCTGAGTATCTGGATGAAGAGGTCCAGGTCCTCGTCGCTGAGCTTCTCGGTGACCTTCCTGACCTTGAGAACCTTCTGAAGCCTCTCCCCATCGGTTTCCCACCATTCGGTCGTGTAGTTCCTGAGCAGTCCGAGGTTCTCCTCTTCGAGGGCCTTGACTATCCACTTGCTCGCTATCGTTCCTGCTTCCATGGCCTCGGCCATTCCCCCGCCGTGCATCGGGTTTACCTGCCTGGCAGCATCGCCGACCACGAGAACGTTGTCCTTGGCGAGTTCCTTGACAAAGCCGCCGACCGGGACAACGCCGACGTTCACCTCAAGGAGCTTCTTCGCTGGAATGTTGTTCTCCTTCAGCCATTTGTCGAGGTAGTACTTGGCCGTCTGCGGGTTGTCCGAGTTGATGCCAATCCCGACGTTGGCCCTGTCCTCGTCCTTCGGGAAGACCCAGACGTAGCCCCTCGGCGCTATCTCGTTGCCGAACCAGAGGTGTATCATGTCCGGGTCGTAGCCCTCTATGAGCATCTCGTACTCGTAGCTGGAATCGAACTCGTGCGGGGGGGCGTAGGTGTTTATGCCCGCCTTCCTCGCGATCGTGCTCTCCACACCGTCCGCCGCGACTATGACATCGGCATGAATTTCAACGGTCTCATCCTCGTGCCTGGCCTTGATGCCGGCTATCCTCCCGTCCTTCCTGATGACGTCCAGCGCCTCGGTTCTGGCGAGGACGTCGGCGCCGGCCTTTGCCGCGTAGTAGGCCAGCATCTTGTCGAAGACCTTCCTCTCGAGGATAACACCGCTGGCCTCTTTATAGCGGAGCTCAAGCTCGTATCCGCTGGGTGAGTAGAGCTTGGCGCCGTATATCTCGCGGTTTATGAAGCGCCTGTCGTAGGGGATGTCGTATTTTTCAAAGACTTTGATGCTTATGCCCTCGGCGCACTGTTTGGGCGTGCCGATGGCGGGCTTCTTATCGATGAGCAGAACCGAATACCCTGATTTGGCAACGTTCCTCGCCACTATCGGCCCGGCGATTCCGGCGCCGACAACGACGACGTCGTATTTCATCTCCTTCATTCGCTCACCTCCAGGGGTTCGGCGCTGAGCGCTCCAACGGGGCAGGCGCTGATGCATATCCTGCAGCTTATGCACTTGTCCTGGAGGAACTCCCAGCCACTGGAGTGAACCTCAATTGCGAGGGTGGGGCAGACGCCGGCACATCCCCCGCAGAGGTAGCACAGGTCTTCGTTCACAATGACTTTAATCTTCTCCGGCATTGCTTTCACCGCCAAGTTTTTGTTTGAGCCTTTCTTCGTCAATTTTAATGGTGCCGTCTTTTATTATTAACGGTACGAACCTGTCCAGCTCCTGGGCCTTGACCAGAACCTCCCTCTCCTTGAGGTTGAGCCTGTCGCTGAGCTCGTCAACGGTGGCCTCTCCGACGAGGAGAATGTAGTGCAGTATCGCGAGCTGGGTCATATCGCCGATCTCCGCCAGGTAACGCTCCTTTATCTGCTTCATGAGCACCTCGCGCCTGCTCTCAACTGCCTGAAGGGCCTTGAGAACCTTTTCAAGCTCCGAAGTCAGCTCATGGAATGAGTGAACCATGCCCAGAAGCGAGTCATGTTCCATAGGGATACCGGACAGGTCTATCCTGGCTTTTTCCAGGGATTCTTCCCCCAGGTCGAGTCCGCGGTACCAGAACAGGTTTGGAGTGACCGTGGCGACGTACGTCTTTGATATGGCTATGTCGTAGTATTTCCTGGCCGGGCCGATGAACGGGCCCTCCCTCTCGTAGGACTTCAATATCCCCTCGCGCTCCATGATTTTAAGGTGCTTTGCAACGGCCGTCGAAGAAACGCTAACCTTGCTGCTCAGGAAGCTGAAGTAACATTCGGTACAGGTGAGGTGGCTGAGCAGATCGCGCCTCACCTTGTTCCCCAGGATGTAAAAGATGTCCGGTTCAGTCATGACCCACACCACCCAGATCTGTGACGCAAAGCTTATATAGTGAACATTCAACCTTAGGTTGCAAACCTGGAGATTAAACTCCACGTGGTATTGTGCTCAAAACGTTATAAACCTTTAGCTATGGAGGTGTTGGAGATGGGACTGATTAGCGACGCTGACAAGAAGGTCATCAGGGAGGAGTTCTTCTCCAAGATGACGAACCCCGTTAAGATTATTGGATTCATAGGCAAGGAGCACTGCCAGTACTGCGACCAGCTCAAGGGGCTGGTTCAGGAGCTCAGCGAGCTCAGCGACAAGCTCACCTACGAGTTCCACGACTTTGACAGTGAGGAGGGCAGGAAGATAGCCGAGCAGTACAGGATCGACCGCGCCCCGGCCATCACTCTCACCCAGGACGGCAAGGACATGGGCGTCAGGTTCTTCGGCCTTCCGGCCGGCCACGAGTTCGGTGCCTTCCTTGAGAGCATCGTCGATGTTAGCAACGCGACCACCGATCTCATGCCCGAGAGCAAGGAGGAGCTTGCCAAGATCGACAGGGACGTCAGGATACTCGTCTTCGTTACCCCGACCTGCCCGTACTGCCCGCTCGCCGTCAGGATGGCCCACAAGTTCGCCATCGAGAACACCAACGCCGGCAAGGGCAGGATACTCGGCGACATGGTCGAGGCCATCGAGTACCCCGAGTGGGCCGACCAGTACAGCGTCATGGCCGTGCCGAAGATCGTCATCATTGTTGATGGCGAGGACAAGGTTCAGTTCGAGGGTGCCTACCCCGAGAAGATGTTCATGGAGAAGCTCCTCGCGGCCCTCGAGTGAGGGTCTCTTCTTTTCTCCGTTTTGGCTCATATTTTGTGCCCTCTTCCAGATCCCTCCCGGGATGTTTTTTCATCCCCGTGTTAATGTGCACCACTCAGTGGGTGTGACTTCGCACGGAAAAGTTATAAATCCCCCCGCCCAGCCCATACCGGGGGAGCCAATGGGCATGAGAATCGGCGGTGTGAACGTTCATTTCAGCGGGGAACTTGACGATGGCTTTGAGAGGGCTTTCAATGGGGTTTTTGCACGGCGCTATCTTCCGGATGTTGAAGAGAGTTCCGGGGAACCTCACGTTGTGGTGGAGCGCTTTAAGGGCGACGAGTTCAGGGTCTTCAGTGCGGTCTATGATCACATGGGGCGCGACGAGTACAAGATAGAATCACGCGTCCCGTCCGCCTACGGAAACGAGGCGCCTATATTCTTCATACTCCAGGCGTCGGCCAGAGCCGCGGCCAGGGCCGGCAGGATGTTCATAACTGACTCCGTGGGCGTCATGGCCTCCAACGGGAAGGCGGTGCTCTTCGTTGGATACCCTCACACCGGAAAGAGCACCAT is part of the Thermococcus sp. JdF3 genome and harbors:
- a CDS encoding NAD(P)/FAD-dependent oxidoreductase — its product is MKEMKYDVVVVGAGIAGPIVARNVAKSGYSVLLIDKKPAIGTPKQCAEGISIKVFEKYDIPYDRRFINREIYGAKLYSPSGYELELRYKEASGVILERKVFDKMLAYYAAKAGADVLARTEALDVIRKDGRIAGIKARHEDETVEIHADVIVAADGVESTIARKAGINTYAPPHEFDSSYEYEMLIEGYDPDMIHLWFGNEIAPRGYVWVFPKDEDRANVGIGINSDNPQTAKYYLDKWLKENNIPAKKLLEVNVGVVPVGGFVKELAKDNVLVVGDAARQVNPMHGGGMAEAMEAGTIASKWIVKALEEENLGLLRNYTTEWWETDGERLQKVLKVRKVTEKLSDEDLDLFIQILSGADAERIAGGDYGEVIRALLKHPKVILSPRRIKLLRELL
- a CDS encoding DUF362 domain-containing protein, which encodes MPEKIKVIVNEDLCYLCGGCAGVCPTLAIEVHSSGWEFLQDKCISCRICISACPVGALSAEPLEVSE
- a CDS encoding transcriptional regulator, coding for MTEPDIFYILGNKVRRDLLSHLTCTECYFSFLSSKVSVSSTAVAKHLKIMEREGILKSYEREGPFIGPARKYYDIAISKTYVATVTPNLFWYRGLDLGEESLEKARIDLSGIPMEHDSLLGMVHSFHELTSELEKVLKALQAVESRREVLMKQIKERYLAEIGDMTQLAILHYILLVGEATVDELSDRLNLKEREVLVKAQELDRFVPLIIKDGTIKIDEERLKQKLGGESNAGED
- a CDS encoding thioredoxin family protein: MGLISDADKKVIREEFFSKMTNPVKIIGFIGKEHCQYCDQLKGLVQELSELSDKLTYEFHDFDSEEGRKIAEQYRIDRAPAITLTQDGKDMGVRFFGLPAGHEFGAFLESIVDVSNATTDLMPESKEELAKIDRDVRILVFVTPTCPYCPLAVRMAHKFAIENTNAGKGRILGDMVEAIEYPEWADQYSVMAVPKIVIIVDGEDKVQFEGAYPEKMFMEKLLAALE